The DNA region GGAGACTTTTCATTAGACTGGACTGGGACTGCGTTTACCTTCTGGGCCTCTGCATTGTACTTGTTGAGAAGAGTCTGAACCCGGTTTCCATAGTCTGGATGGACAGTCTTCAAGTTCTCGACCTGCATGAAGAACCAGACAGTGAGACTTAAAGCCTTTGAAAACATATGATCTCAATCATTTTTGTTATTACTAATGaagcatttcttcatttttcttttcctctgtggtgGTCGCTGGTTTGAAGTCTTTTAGAAATAGGTGATATCTTcagtgcaccaatcaggatttagcaacatttcaATCAGAACGTGATGACCGTCAGTGGATTGTTTGGTCATCTTTCACACCCACACGGTCCAGATGACGCAGATTCatttttgagttttattttttattttttttatttttttattattattgtaatagTGAAACAGTTTTGAAGCAACATTTTCAGGGGCTTTAGAAAGTGTCTCACGGTTTGTCAAAGGTGGTGGATGTTTTTGTGAAAACCTGCACCTAACCACAGAGCACAGTGTCTTCTAAACAAAGCCACAGGGGTGTGTGATGCTGTGGGTGTTTGGCAGAGGCaggaaataaaactaaatgtcaGAAAGGAAAATAATGTTATTGCATATTCTCTGTATGATAGATACTAACTTTTGgtcctgttttatttcatctacACAATTGTAATAGGTCATATTATCCACAATCACAACATTCATAATAATATCACCCCTGACAACTTCCAGTTTATTAACTGCACATCCCAAAACGTTCTCCAACTCAAGAGGGACAAAACTTCAGTCACTGTCTCGGTACTCCACGACattcccaaacaaacacaaacattcccTGACTGCTTCTATAGAAATCCCTGAATGGCTTTTCCCTCAAATATACCGCTAACCTGCTTGTAAACAGCCAGTTCTCGTGGGTGCTCTGGAAAGAAATGTGCTCTCTGTTCTGAGAGTGGGATCAATGATCAATGAAGATTCATTGGTGGAAAAAATTAGCAGATGATCGAAGGCCCACCTCACCCTTTAAAAGCAGGCTgttcatttctgctgcttttaaaagggtttcttggttttatttagtttttatatcAGGATTACCTCTTAGTTTGTGTACATgctcacattttctgtttttaagtcCTTTAAAgtttgtaaagccctttgaaaCTGCcaatataaaacatttggctTGCCTTATACCCTCATAACCATACGTTTCCTGAGCAGGCTCACTacaatttgttttcaaaaagcTACATCCTTTGGTTAAATCATGAAGCAACTCTGACTACATGGAACTGGTTCACCAACCCAATAGTTAACAATCActcttttaaaaatatatttttcttttgtggaaTTAATATGCAAAAGTAAATATCAATTGATTTAAATAGTCCATATCCCACTTAAGAAAACTCTCGGCATGATCATTCATTCGATTATACCACTTTTTTTGGATGGAAGCACGACGAGGTGATGTGGACTCACCATGCGTTTCTGGATGAAGAGCTGGGCTCCCTTCAGGGCTCCTGCAAAGTTCTGGCAAAGTCTCTGGCGCTCCTCTTCATTCAGGACCTGGGTGTAGAAGGTGCGAACCTGccgtaaaacacacacaaaagttgAGAACCTGGTCAAAGTGGATAGAATGAAAATGAGATTCATTTAAGTGCATTTCATACCGAAGTTTAAAAAGGAACATTATGTCATCTGTGACCCAGTTGGAGCCCTGCTAAAAGACTGCTCTGTATATGCTAGGTAGCAGTGGAAATATGACTAACTGCCCTTTGCAGCTTTGGAATTAACAAACTAACGAAAtaagtgaaaaacagaaacgTACCTACGTGCTTTCACAGCAACAGAATAATGAATCCAGGAAAAATAAAGCCAAGGCCACTGCTTATTAAGCCAAACTTCTCACAATACAACATTGATAACAAGCTACACAGTCAGACCATCTTGGATGAGACTGGATCTTTATGGAGGGCTTAATGAATTTTCAATTACAGTAAAGctgttttgaaagaaacaaaaagatgttcattttttcttttggcttctGATAATTCCTCAAAAAAATGGAATAGACTCGGGGAAACAAATCTTTACAAACATTCACTCTTAATtctgttaaatatttgtttttaaactaaTTGATATATAATCATAAGAACAATTGACTGCTTCTCTTAACTAGAGAAGAGTTGAAGGATTTAATTAGTTATACTACTAtatattttaacagttttttgtcagttttcattAACAGGAAGTCTGTTTAAGCCACTAAGTCAGCAAGGAAGAATAATACCAGCAAAACAATGGACGACTGGCCCCTCTGTACTTTGTTGTGCCAGAATATTAAGGTAACCAGGTCAGTCAGgaagtgtgtgaatgaatatATGTAGTacacaaatcaaaaacaatcaCACTCATTTAGCTCCTGTGGACACACTTGGCCACAGAAAACACGACAGAAGTGTGAGTGTTCTCTTCACCTGTGTGAAATTATCTTCATCTGCACTGTTGTAACGGGCCACATCTGGAGACACCTTGAACTTGGACTCCACAAACTGAGGCTGGGTCTCTGGGGCACTGAAGCTGTTGGGATAGTAGTTTGGAGCGCCACCTAGAGGCCGGACAGACCAAACACTGGTGAGTGGGGTAGGAACAAAAATATGCTTGCCAGCATTTGAAGGGTTAAATTCTGTAACTGAGACAACAAAGTGAGTAAATGTGATCAGTGAATACAATGACACATCAGTCAGTATGGCATGCTGTAAATGCTGTATAGTGTGTTAAAAGTGTTCCAGGTGTTTGTTACAGTGCAGACGACTGTTGTTAGTGTTCACATGTTCAACACAGTTTGATGTACGCGCTTATTACTGATGGGGGAGGCTTTCTGAAGCACTTGATTGTGTCAAAACCTTTAATACAGTCCAAATGGCGACATCTGTTGGACAACCCGTGGTATTGCATTGGTATGGAAGGATTACAAGGATTCAGTACCTTCCAaggtttctgtcttttttgtaaAAAATTCATTCTTTGGAATGAAGGAAAGGATCTTttcatggccagtatgaacaggaggaattaTTACAGCAAGCAAACCTGTTTCAATATACATATTGGCACCTGATGATTGTTTCAAGAGAGACTTGAACAATTGTGAAACTGTCCTTTAAATCCAAGACCACGAACAGTTAGTCGAACATAAGCTATCGCACTGCTGTCATTATTGATATTTTGTTTAATGAGGCTTATATAACAAAAACTGACCCTCATCGTAGTCTGCTTCAAATATAACATCACTGTTGCTCACACCTACACAACTCAGTGTCAGGTTTTTGTTGAGCAGTCAAGGATGGACGTataaacatgaattaaatgtGCTTACTAGTGATTATAATAACCAGTGTATGTGTCTGTCATCACCTCATCTGTTTTAACTACACTACTTGTTCAAAGTTAAAGACAATGCTTCAGTATTCAGGGTTTCCTCCAGGATGTGGTGTGCGGCTTGTCATGTGATCAAAGTTCGTAGATGATGGCATAAAAAACCCACAATCTTAAATACATGCCATTTTGATAAAAGTGATGTCAGCGGAGGTGTGCTTTGTTTCAGGCGAGGTGGCCCACCTCCGCTGGAAAACCCCAGTATTGCCAAAACTACAGTAGCGTATGGATATCCATTTACACAAACTTAACTCCCAATATTGTACAGAAGATGAATTGTTGAGCCTCACTGTCCACATCTCCTGCTTCAACAGTATTCAGCACACAGTGTTCGTGTCCGTCCTTGTTATCACAtacacaggcacagacacacCGGCTGGACTGTGACTCACCTTGGTTGTCAAACATGCACATCGGACCATCACGCTGGTAGTTGGTCACGCGGGCCCTGAAGGGGCAGTTGACGGGGATCTGCAGGTAGTTGGCTCCCAGCCGGTGTCGATGTGTGTCTGGGTAGGAGAAGAGGCGACCctagagacaaagacagagcatTGTCACACTGTAGAGGAGGAGTTCACTCTAACAATGTTTTGAGTTTATTCACAAGCCTTTAGTCAAACTTAAGTTCCACTGGGAGAGAATGAAAACATCCAAACTTATGTAGTGCAAAGGTTGGTTAGAAACAAGGTGCCGATTTAACAGCAGCATTCTCTGGTCACTTTTAGCGGTTTCGATGTCATTTATGGTATGAATGCACATTTGGGTATAACAATGGCAGCAgactttttatttatcatttcattattcattcacttCCCAATTCAATCCgacagaaaaacaggagaaaatctGTTGTGGGGTTACCTGCAGCATCTTGTCGGGGCTCGGCTCGATGCCCGGCGGCATGTTGCTGGGGTCGAAGGCCAGCTGCTCCACCTCTGCAAAGTAGTTCACTGGGTTCCTGTTGAGCACCATTTTGCCCACAGGGATCAAAGGGTATTCTTTATGCGACCAAACCTGAATTAGAAAAACTCCATTAGCTGAAAAACACTGTACCCTCCTGCTTCATAGGCACAACAACACACCCAGGGAAGTATTTGACATGTAGGCCTGAAGGTCTGTCTTAACATCACCTCATGTCATATTTGTATAAATATTCATAACTAGACCACCAACACATTTCAACACTAAAACCTTAAAAATATAACTTCTCAAAAAGTAACAACTACAATCCAAAACTAACTGCGCTTCCAAGATCACATACTCTTACTGCacactctgcagctgctccaggGATGAGCAGTTCATCAGTAAAACATGGAACTAAACTATTCTACACTAAAtgactgtatgtgttcatggtCTTGATTTTGGTCGACAAATATTTTTAGTCGATTAGTTCTTATTCTATTTGTTGATGGATGATGGCATTCACTTCTGTGACATTACAATAATATATAGAACCGTAGTACACAGAGTAGTCGTGTCCTTCATTGGGTTATAACGTGACTGTTGTTACAACTGCAGGACTTTACGACCCAGTTTGTTCTGCTGTGGAGGGATGTGGTACCTTGGTAAGATCGAACGGGTTGAACTGGAACTTCTCTGCCTGCTCGAAGGTCATGACCTGGATGTAGAAGGACCAGGATGGGTAGTTGCCATTGGCGATGGCGTTGAACAGGTCTCCAATGGCATAATCTGGGTTGGTGGAAGCCAGGCGTTCTGCCTCCTCTACAGGCATATTCTTTATGCCCTGATCAGTCTAAAAACATGCAAGTAGAACATGACATATGACAAAACCAAGCAAAGCCAGGAGGTGGACCTACAAGAGGGTTAAAGCTGGGCTCAAACAGACCTTGAAGTGGAACTTGCAGTAGACACGCTCGCCATCAGCACTGACCAGTTTGAAGGTGTGAGAGCCGTAGCCGTTCATGTGACGGAAGCCGTCAGGCAAACCTCGATCGCTGAACAAGAAAGACACCTGCACAGGTGATACGGGACAGACGACACAAGTTTTCTGTGGTGGTGTAAACCATCAAACTGCAAcactgttttaattaaaaatagtCTCATCAAGTGCCATCAGCTAAGTAATCTTCCATTCTGAAATATTCCTCTGTTCCTCGACTAGAGTCTGTCTTCA from Enoplosus armatus isolate fEnoArm2 chromosome 6, fEnoArm2.hap1, whole genome shotgun sequence includes:
- the cat gene encoding catalase isoform X3; translation: MADNRDKATDQMKIWKESRAAQRPDTLTTGAGHPVGDKLNLQTAGPRGPLLVQDVVFTDEMAHFDRERIPERVVHAKGAGAFGYFEVTHDITRYCKAKVFEHVGKSTPVAIRFSTVAGESGSADTVRDPRGFAVKFYSEEGNWDLTGNNTPIFFIRDALLFPSFIHSQKRNPQTHMKDPDMVWDFWSLRPESLHQVSFLFSDRGLPDGFRHMNGYGSHTFKLVSADGERVYCKFHFKTDQGIKNMPVEEAERLASTNPDYAIGDLFNAIANGNYPSWSFYIQVMTFEQAEKFQFNPFDLTKVWSHKEYPLIPVGKMVLNRNPVNYFAEVEQLAFDPSNMPPGIEPSPDKMLQGRLFSYPDTHRHRLGANYLQIPVNCPFRARVTNYQRDGPMCMFDNQGGAPNYYPNSFSAPETQPQFVESKFKVSPDVARYNSADEDNFTQVRTFYTQVLNEEERQRLCQNFAGALKGAQLFIQKRMVENLKTVHPDYGNRVQTLLNKYNAEAQKVNAVPVHRPGASAIAAASKM
- the cat gene encoding catalase isoform X2 produces the protein MADNRDKATDQMKIWKESRAAQRPDTLTTGAGHPVGDKLNLQTAGPRGPLLVQDVVFTDEMAHFDRERIPERVVHAKGAGAFGYFEVTHDITRYCKAKVFEHVGKSTPVAIRFSTVAGESGSADTVRDPRGFAVKFYSEEGNWDLTGNNTPIFFIRDALLFPSFIHSQKRNPQTHMKDPDMVWDFWSLRPESLHQVSFLFSDRGLPDGFRHMNGYGSHTFKLVSADGERVYCKFHFKTDQGIKNMPVEEAERLASTNPDYAIGDLFNAIANGNYPSWSFYIQVMTFEQAEKFQFNPFDLTKVWSHKEYPLIPVGKMVLNRNPVNYFAEVEQLAFDPSNMPPGIEPSPDKMLQGRLFSYPDTHRHRLGANYLQIPVNCPFRARVTNYQRDGPMCMFDNQGGAPNYYPNSFSAPETQPQFVESKFKVSPDVARYNSADEDNFTQVRTFYTQVLNEEERQRLCQNFAGALKGAQLFIQKRMVENLKTVHPDYGNRVQTLLNKYNAEAQKVNNTTVHVYSRPGASAIAAASKM
- the cat gene encoding catalase isoform X1 gives rise to the protein MADNRDKATDQMKIWKESRAAQRPDTLTTGAGHPVGDKLNLQTAGPRGPLLVQDVVFTDEMAHFDRERIPERVVHAKGAGAFGYFEVTHDITRYCKAKVFEHVGKSTPVAIRFSTVAGESGSADTVRDPRGFAVKFYSEEGNWDLTGNNTPIFFIRDALLFPSFIHSQKRNPQTHMKDPDMVWDFWSLRPESLHQVSFLFSDRGLPDGFRHMNGYGSHTFKLVSADGERVYCKFHFKTDQGIKNMPVEEAERLASTNPDYAIGDLFNAIANGNYPSWSFYIQVMTFEQAEKFQFNPFDLTKVWSHKEYPLIPVGKMVLNRNPVNYFAEVEQLAFDPSNMPPGIEPSPDKMLQGRLFSYPDTHRHRLGANYLQIPVNCPFRARVTNYQRDGPMCMFDNQGGAPNYYPNSFSAPETQPQFVESKFKVSPDVARYNSADEDNFTQVRTFYTQVLNEEERQRLCQNFAGALKGAQLFIQKRMVENLKTVHPDYGNRVQTLLNKYNAEAQKNTTVHVYSRPGASAIAAASKM